One Maribacter cobaltidurans genomic window carries:
- the msrB gene encoding peptide-methionine (R)-S-oxide reductase MsrB, with the protein MVLTWKDVIHFSVNGNPVPNERVEKSEEEWKEILTPEQYRITRKKGTEAPHSGALCSVHDAGKYECICCGTPLFDSSIKFESGTGWPSFTQPIEDNAIKYIKDTSFGMVRVEVLCNTCDAHLGHVFPDGPPPSGLRYCINSESMKMTKDQVDE; encoded by the coding sequence ATGGTACTAACTTGGAAAGATGTAATTCATTTTTCAGTAAATGGAAACCCCGTTCCCAATGAAAGAGTAGAGAAATCTGAGGAGGAATGGAAGGAAATCCTAACTCCGGAACAATATAGGATTACCCGAAAAAAAGGAACGGAGGCACCTCATTCCGGTGCTTTGTGTAGCGTACATGATGCAGGAAAATATGAATGTATCTGCTGTGGAACACCTCTTTTTGATTCCAGTATTAAATTTGAATCTGGTACGGGTTGGCCAAGCTTTACCCAACCCATAGAGGATAATGCGATTAAATATATCAAGGACACTTCTTTTGGTATGGTTCGGGTAGAGGTCCTTTGCAATACTTGTGATGCGCACTTAGGTCATGTTTTCCCAGATGGACCACCGCCAAGTGGTTTACGATATTGCATCAATTCAGAATCCATGAAAATGACAAAGGACCAAGTAGATGAATGA
- a CDS encoding C40 family peptidase: MRYYSFILLLLLFASCGSSKKKASPNDRTISVAAADEARRNNTNNLTEDSKNLNVSERISERHATKADDIINTALTFSGVRYKYGGTTRKGMDCSGLLYVSFSEHDVKLPRTSIRMAEEGKKIRVKDIEKGDLLFFKTSRTSRRINHVGMVVTVEDDEIKFIHASTSRGVTVSSLREGFWNQAFVKATRIL; encoded by the coding sequence ATGCGCTATTATTCATTTATTCTACTACTTCTTTTATTTGCCAGTTGTGGAAGTTCCAAAAAAAAGGCCAGCCCAAATGATAGAACTATCTCGGTTGCGGCTGCTGATGAAGCACGACGGAATAACACGAATAACCTGACGGAAGATTCAAAAAATCTGAACGTTTCAGAACGAATCTCTGAAAGGCACGCCACAAAAGCGGATGATATCATCAATACCGCCCTTACATTTTCGGGTGTCCGTTACAAGTATGGGGGAACAACCCGAAAAGGAATGGATTGTTCCGGACTACTTTATGTTTCATTTAGTGAACACGATGTGAAACTTCCAAGGACTTCTATACGCATGGCGGAAGAGGGCAAAAAGATAAGGGTAAAGGATATTGAAAAAGGAGATCTCTTATTTTTCAAAACCAGTAGAACCTCAAGAAGAATCAATCATGTGGGTATGGTAGTAACGGTTGAGGATGATGAAATCAAATTCATTCATGCATCCACCTCTAGAGGTGTAACCGTTTCCTCTTTACGCGAAGGTTTCTGGAACCAGGCCTTCGTAAAGGCCACCAGAATACTATAG
- a CDS encoding DNA/RNA non-specific endonuclease: MARYPKNSTIYSILIGMCIVGFWVFENFYTPSPYSENSEENRESSFPFEFLPSSTTGDIVHHSYFSLSYNEPYEQAEWVAYTLDWKHLTYEDRERPFFVEDPWVKSKSADWRNYKGSGYDRGHLCPAGDRRFSEQAYNETFYTSNISPQDKYFNAGVWNRLERHVRQWAKRYGSVNVITGGVLEPGLEEIGDEDVDVPKTFYKIVARQDKGKLKVIGFLMRGVEQQIPLEKLCVPIDSIEALTGIDFFKGIDSGLQKKLERSVDTKEWKF; the protein is encoded by the coding sequence ATGGCGAGATACCCTAAAAATAGCACTATTTACTCTATTTTGATAGGAATGTGTATTGTAGGTTTTTGGGTATTTGAGAATTTTTACACCCCAAGCCCATACTCTGAAAATAGCGAGGAGAATCGTGAAAGTTCATTTCCTTTCGAGTTCTTGCCCAGCTCCACCACTGGAGACATTGTTCATCATTCCTATTTTTCACTATCGTATAACGAACCATATGAACAAGCGGAATGGGTGGCCTATACTTTGGATTGGAAACATTTAACTTATGAGGATAGGGAAAGACCATTTTTTGTAGAGGATCCGTGGGTAAAATCGAAGTCGGCAGATTGGAGAAACTACAAAGGTTCCGGATACGACCGGGGACATTTGTGCCCGGCAGGTGACCGTAGATTTTCGGAACAAGCCTATAATGAAACATTTTATACGAGCAACATCAGTCCGCAGGACAAATATTTTAATGCAGGTGTTTGGAATCGTTTGGAAAGGCACGTTAGACAATGGGCCAAGCGCTATGGTAGTGTAAATGTGATTACAGGAGGGGTATTGGAGCCGGGCCTTGAGGAAATAGGTGATGAGGATGTGGACGTGCCCAAAACTTTTTATAAGATTGTAGCAAGACAGGACAAAGGAAAACTAAAAGTAATTGGCTTTTTAATGCGGGGAGTGGAGCAACAAATACCGTTGGAAAAACTCTGTGTACCTATTGACAGTATTGAAGCCTTGACAGGGATTGATTTTTTCAAGGGTATTGACTCTGGACTCCAAAAGAAATTAGAAAGATCCGTTGATACGAAGGAATGGAAATTTTAA
- the rodA gene encoding rod shape-determining protein RodA — translation MFGKVLRRIDWLTILIYIALVSIGWINIYSSTFSEEQTSLLDLGTRSGKQLFFISVSLVTIVLVLALEANFYERFASVFYLFSMLSLLGLFIFGKTIAGATSWYDLGFFNLQPSELAKVATALALAKYLSDIQTDLRRRKDQLYAILIILIPALLIIPQPDPGSALVFFSLIFVIFREGLPLYYLSIGFALILIFIVTLMFGTIWLIIGLFLLLVLFFFVKRKSFKVPIFPLVIGSIAIILFSLSVNFVFNNIFEQRHRDRFSLWLRLEKDPEKLEQIRKTIGYNTYQSEKAIESGGFFGKGFLEGTRTKGDFVPEQDTDYIFTTIGEEWGFIGTATVIILFSILFLRLIYLAERQKNDFSRMYGYGVISILLIHYFINIGMVIGILPTIGIPLPFFSYGGSGLLFFTLLLFIFLKLDTNRLKENF, via the coding sequence GTGTTTGGTAAAGTTCTAAGGAGAATAGATTGGCTTACGATACTTATTTACATAGCACTGGTCTCCATAGGTTGGATCAATATATATTCCAGTACTTTTAGTGAGGAACAAACCTCTCTTCTTGATTTAGGTACACGATCTGGGAAGCAGCTGTTTTTCATTAGTGTGAGCCTGGTAACCATTGTATTAGTTCTTGCCCTGGAAGCCAATTTTTATGAGCGTTTTGCAAGTGTTTTTTATCTGTTTTCCATGCTGTCCCTTTTGGGGCTATTCATATTTGGAAAAACCATAGCTGGCGCAACCTCTTGGTATGACCTTGGTTTTTTTAACCTGCAACCTTCAGAATTGGCAAAGGTGGCCACGGCATTGGCCCTCGCAAAATACTTGAGCGATATACAAACCGACCTTAGGCGCAGAAAAGACCAATTATATGCCATTTTAATTATTCTTATTCCTGCACTGCTTATTATACCTCAACCCGATCCAGGAAGTGCCCTCGTATTCTTTTCCCTGATATTTGTAATTTTTAGGGAAGGTTTACCACTTTACTATTTGAGCATAGGTTTTGCCTTGATTTTGATTTTTATTGTCACCTTGATGTTCGGAACAATTTGGTTAATCATTGGTCTATTCTTACTACTTGTTTTGTTCTTTTTTGTGAAGCGAAAATCCTTCAAAGTTCCCATCTTTCCATTAGTAATAGGTTCCATTGCCATTATTCTTTTTTCCCTATCCGTAAATTTTGTTTTCAACAATATTTTTGAACAACGACATAGGGACAGGTTTAGCCTATGGTTACGCTTGGAAAAGGATCCTGAAAAATTGGAGCAAATACGAAAAACAATTGGTTATAATACGTATCAGTCGGAAAAAGCCATAGAGTCCGGAGGTTTTTTCGGAAAAGGCTTTTTGGAAGGTACCAGAACCAAAGGTGATTTTGTTCCCGAACAGGATACGGACTATATTTTCACAACGATTGGCGAAGAATGGGGATTCATTGGGACCGCCACTGTAATTATTCTATTTTCCATTCTTTTTTTGAGGCTGATTTATCTCGCGGAACGTCAAAAAAACGACTTTTCCAGAATGTATGGGTATGGGGTAATATCAATATTGCTAATCCATTACTTTATCAATATAGGTATGGTCATTGGCATTTTACCCACTATTGGTATTCCTTTACCATTTTTTAGTTACGGGGGTTCAGGACTTTTATTCTTTACCCTTTTGCTATTTATATTTTTAAAACTGGATACAAATCGGCTTAAGGAAAATTTTTAA
- the surE gene encoding 5'/3'-nucleotidase SurE: MEKPLILVTNDDGITAPGLRALVSYMREIGDVIVVAPDSPQSGMGHAITLDSTLYSKKMQVDLSHTGTEEYSCSGTPADCVKLGLQELLDRKPDICVSGINHGSNSSINVIYSGTMSAAIEAGIEGVPAIGFSLCDYNWEADFSPAEKYIKNIVKEALINGIPNGVVLNVNIPKLPKKDLKGIKVCRQAKANWKEKFDKRTNPMGKDYYWLTGEFELLDKGEDTDEWALANGFISVVPTQFDLTAHHAIQDINNWNLK; the protein is encoded by the coding sequence ATGGAAAAACCTTTGATATTGGTCACCAACGATGACGGAATTACGGCTCCAGGGCTTAGGGCGTTGGTCTCCTATATGAGGGAAATAGGTGATGTGATAGTAGTTGCACCGGATAGTCCACAATCTGGCATGGGGCATGCAATTACCTTGGATAGCACCTTGTACTCCAAAAAGATGCAAGTGGACCTTAGCCATACGGGCACAGAGGAGTACAGTTGTAGCGGTACCCCGGCAGATTGTGTAAAACTAGGACTTCAAGAGTTATTGGACCGTAAGCCCGATATCTGTGTAAGCGGCATCAACCATGGATCCAATTCTTCTATCAACGTCATTTATTCCGGTACCATGAGTGCCGCCATTGAAGCGGGAATAGAGGGAGTGCCTGCAATAGGCTTTTCATTATGCGACTATAACTGGGAGGCTGATTTTTCCCCTGCGGAAAAGTATATTAAAAATATTGTGAAGGAAGCTTTAATCAATGGTATTCCGAACGGAGTGGTCCTAAATGTAAATATCCCCAAACTGCCCAAAAAAGATTTGAAAGGCATCAAGGTCTGCAGGCAAGCAAAAGCCAATTGGAAAGAAAAGTTTGACAAAAGAACGAATCCCATGGGCAAGGACTACTATTGGTTGACCGGAGAGTTCGAGCTTTTGGACAAGGGAGAGGACACAGATGAATGGGCCTTGGCAAACGGATTTATTTCGGTTGTACCTACCCAGTTTGATCTTACGGCCCACCACGCAATACAGGATATTAATAATTGGAACCTGAAATGA
- the msrA gene encoding peptide-methionine (S)-S-oxide reductase MsrA produces MNDMKLETITIGGGCFWCTEAVFQEVKGVHSVVSGYTGGTAPGKPTYREICSGLTGHAEVVQVTFDSQVISLYDILEIFMTTHDPTTLNRQGADVGTQYRSVIYYANENQKSIAENVLNDITRLYENPIVTELSPLGVFYEAEDYHQDYYKNNSSQGYCQVVINPKLAKLRKLHAEKTK; encoded by the coding sequence ATGAATGATATGAAATTAGAAACCATAACCATTGGTGGCGGTTGCTTTTGGTGTACGGAAGCGGTATTCCAAGAGGTAAAGGGAGTGCACTCAGTAGTCTCAGGATATACTGGAGGAACGGCACCCGGCAAACCCACTTATAGGGAAATATGCTCTGGCTTAACCGGACATGCAGAGGTTGTTCAAGTCACTTTTGATTCACAGGTCATCTCCCTATATGATATATTGGAAATTTTTATGACCACACATGACCCAACCACTTTGAACAGACAAGGTGCGGACGTAGGAACCCAATATCGATCTGTAATTTACTATGCCAACGAAAATCAAAAGAGCATAGCCGAAAATGTACTTAATGATATTACTCGCCTTTATGAAAATCCCATTGTCACGGAACTATCCCCTTTAGGCGTATTCTATGAGGCCGAGGATTATCATCAAGATTATTATAAAAACAATAGTTCGCAGGGCTATTGCCAAGTAGTCATCAATCCAAAATTGGCAAAATTGCGGAAGCTTCACGCTGAAAAAACCAAATAA
- the lpxB gene encoding lipid-A-disaccharide synthase, which translates to MKYYIIAGEASGDLHGSNLIKSLMAEDSNAQIRCWGGDLMEQAGGTLVKHYKEMAFMGFLEVLMNLNAIFKNIAFCKKDIHSFNPDIIVFIDYSGFNLRIAKWAKENGYRTNYYISPQIWASREGRIEKIKRDIDAMQVILPFEKDFYESKHNYPVNFVGHPLIDAISNRPELNETQFRTAFEIDLQKPIIALLPGSRKQEVQKMLSVMLSTTKEFPEYEYVIAGAPSLETEFYGPFLEGSNVKMVKNRTYDLLSIATAALVTSGTATLETALFGVPQVVCYKANWISYQIAKRIISLEYISLVNLIMKKEVVTELIQNNLNPSRLKKELKAILSGKKREEILKDYKILQRTLGGSGASKKAASLIVANAKS; encoded by the coding sequence ATGAAGTATTACATTATTGCGGGTGAAGCTTCAGGGGACCTTCACGGTTCCAATTTGATCAAGTCTCTAATGGCAGAAGATTCCAATGCCCAAATCCGCTGTTGGGGTGGGGATTTAATGGAACAGGCAGGAGGCACTCTAGTAAAACATTATAAGGAAATGGCCTTTATGGGTTTTTTGGAAGTCCTGATGAACCTTAATGCCATTTTCAAAAATATCGCGTTTTGTAAAAAGGACATCCACAGTTTTAATCCGGATATAATCGTTTTTATAGATTATTCCGGCTTCAACCTAAGAATTGCAAAATGGGCCAAGGAAAACGGTTACAGAACAAATTATTATATCTCACCGCAAATTTGGGCTTCCAGGGAAGGAAGAATTGAAAAGATAAAAAGGGATATTGATGCGATGCAAGTAATTCTGCCCTTTGAAAAGGATTTTTACGAAAGTAAGCATAACTACCCGGTCAATTTTGTGGGGCACCCCTTAATCGACGCCATATCCAACAGACCTGAACTTAACGAGACGCAATTTAGGACTGCTTTTGAAATCGATTTACAAAAACCAATTATTGCCTTGTTGCCGGGAAGCCGAAAACAGGAAGTACAAAAAATGCTCTCGGTTATGCTTTCCACGACCAAGGAATTTCCCGAATATGAATATGTAATTGCCGGGGCTCCTAGCTTGGAAACTGAATTTTACGGTCCGTTTTTGGAGGGCAGCAACGTAAAAATGGTAAAAAATAGGACCTACGACCTATTATCCATTGCAACCGCAGCTTTGGTTACCAGCGGTACAGCCACACTGGAAACGGCTCTTTTTGGAGTTCCACAAGTGGTCTGCTATAAGGCCAACTGGATATCCTATCAAATTGCAAAAAGAATAATTTCTTTGGAGTATATCTCTTTGGTAAATCTCATCATGAAAAAAGAGGTTGTTACAGAACTTATCCAAAACAACTTGAATCCCAGTAGATTGAAAAAAGAATTGAAAGCCATCCTATCTGGAAAAAAAAGGGAAGAGATTCTCAAGGATTACAAAATACTCCAAAGGACATTGGGAGGATCGGGCGCCAGTAAAAAAGCGGCATCCTTAATTGTGGCAAATGCCAAATCTTAG
- a CDS encoding carboxy terminal-processing peptidase, with protein MKRNLAYVLTVMLVAVASCSFTNKSFENDDKDKLLLDLITYVLEKGHYEPKDIDDDFSVSVFEDFIDVLDPTKRYFLASDIADFEQYKFQIDDQIKNTDISFFNLVYERLIKRMDDAKAIYKEVLQQPFDYSENESINIKYEEESFASSRKELMERWRKQLKYATLGTYDSKITHAEKSVDEGMSDDHDHSAHTPEEAEIESRESTEATLDEFFDFVDDLERKDWFVQYINTIVDEFDPHTYYFAPDDKEKFDMNMSGKFEGIGARLQKKPEGAKIVEIISGGPVWRDQRLEVGDEIIKVGQNGEEPINIVGMRLDDAIKLIKGPQGTVVDLTVRKVDGSLEEISLTRDVVELEESYAKSANIIRGDEKFGIINLPKFYVDFEDYNERNAATDVAKEVERLKEEGVEGLILDLRDNGGGSLKTVVEMAGLFIKDGPIVQVRSGNKEKEIYDDKDERIQWDGPLVILVNELSASASEILAAAMQDYKRAIIIGSKQTFGKGTVQNVIPLSNIVRSNDHGDLGAIKLTTQKFYRINGGSTQLEGVKSDVVVPDKYSYIDLGERDQANPLKWDKITPAEYKTWDGYLDYEETVAKSKKRMANNPQIKLIEENAKWLKSEQEETEIPLNYMTYKEEKEKDKEQSDYFKNLSNYDSKLTFESLKYEQELFTQDSVLREKRDRWHKNLAKDVYVEEAVNVLQDLKMNNLKNIKLASSVKN; from the coding sequence ATGAAAAGAAATTTAGCCTATGTTTTAACGGTAATGCTGGTGGCAGTAGCTTCCTGCAGTTTTACCAATAAGTCGTTTGAAAATGATGACAAGGATAAATTATTATTGGATCTAATTACGTATGTTCTGGAAAAGGGACATTATGAACCAAAGGATATCGATGATGATTTTTCCGTTAGTGTCTTTGAGGACTTCATAGATGTTCTTGATCCAACGAAAAGATATTTTTTAGCTTCGGATATTGCTGATTTTGAACAGTATAAATTTCAGATAGATGACCAAATAAAAAATACGGATATTTCCTTTTTTAATTTGGTCTATGAGCGTTTAATTAAACGAATGGATGATGCCAAGGCTATTTACAAGGAAGTACTACAACAGCCCTTCGATTATTCTGAAAATGAAAGTATAAACATTAAGTACGAAGAAGAGTCCTTTGCTTCCAGTAGAAAGGAGTTAATGGAAAGATGGAGGAAACAATTGAAGTATGCCACCTTGGGAACATATGACTCAAAGATTACCCATGCTGAAAAATCGGTAGATGAAGGTATGTCCGATGATCATGACCATAGTGCCCATACCCCGGAAGAAGCAGAAATAGAATCAAGAGAATCTACAGAGGCCACATTGGACGAGTTTTTTGATTTTGTTGACGACCTAGAGCGTAAGGATTGGTTTGTACAATACATCAATACCATAGTCGATGAATTTGACCCCCATACGTATTATTTTGCTCCAGATGACAAGGAGAAATTTGACATGAATATGTCCGGAAAATTTGAAGGTATAGGTGCCAGGCTTCAGAAAAAACCGGAAGGAGCTAAAATTGTAGAAATTATTTCTGGCGGTCCTGTATGGAGGGACCAAAGATTGGAAGTTGGTGATGAGATCATCAAAGTAGGTCAGAATGGAGAGGAACCAATTAATATTGTTGGGATGCGTTTGGATGACGCCATTAAGTTAATCAAAGGTCCGCAGGGAACTGTTGTAGACTTAACCGTAAGAAAGGTAGATGGTTCCCTCGAAGAAATTTCCTTGACTCGGGATGTTGTAGAACTTGAGGAATCCTATGCAAAATCTGCCAATATCATTCGAGGTGATGAAAAATTCGGTATCATCAATCTTCCTAAATTCTATGTGGATTTCGAGGATTACAATGAAAGAAATGCCGCAACGGATGTTGCCAAGGAAGTAGAGCGATTAAAAGAAGAAGGTGTAGAAGGTCTAATTCTTGACCTCAGGGATAATGGTGGAGGATCTTTAAAGACCGTTGTTGAAATGGCAGGTCTATTTATTAAGGATGGACCTATTGTTCAAGTTAGATCCGGAAATAAGGAGAAAGAAATCTATGATGATAAAGATGAGAGAATTCAGTGGGACGGTCCCTTGGTAATCTTGGTCAACGAACTTTCCGCTTCCGCTTCAGAAATATTGGCGGCAGCTATGCAGGATTATAAAAGAGCTATCATAATTGGCAGCAAGCAGACTTTTGGTAAGGGAACCGTACAAAATGTTATTCCGTTATCCAATATTGTTAGAAGTAACGATCACGGAGACTTGGGGGCCATAAAATTGACCACTCAAAAGTTCTATAGAATCAATGGAGGTTCCACACAATTGGAAGGTGTTAAAAGTGACGTAGTCGTACCGGATAAATACAGCTATATAGACTTAGGGGAGCGGGATCAGGCAAACCCTTTAAAGTGGGACAAAATTACTCCGGCTGAATATAAAACCTGGGATGGCTACTTGGATTACGAGGAAACGGTTGCCAAGAGTAAAAAGAGAATGGCAAACAATCCTCAAATAAAATTAATCGAGGAAAATGCCAAATGGTTAAAATCAGAACAGGAAGAAACTGAGATTCCTTTGAATTACATGACTTACAAAGAGGAAAAAGAGAAAGACAAAGAACAGTCGGATTATTTTAAGAACCTTTCAAACTATGACTCTAAATTGACCTTTGAATCATTGAAATATGAACAGGAATTATTTACTCAAGATTCCGTTTTAAGGGAAAAAAGAGATAGATGGCACAAAAACCTTGCTAAGGATGTATATGTTGAGGAAGCTGTAAATGTGCTACAAGATTTGAAAATGAACAATCTTAAAAACATAAAATTGGCTAGTAGTGTAAAGAACTAA
- a CDS encoding ComEC/Rec2 family competence protein, with amino-acid sequence MKLLAYAPIKLSLLLILGILLGYLFPVPLGYSFCFLLISMFVLGYIFVQKKNLGLGFELAAAITVIFLGIFSFTESQPINHDSHFSKITETSPPLLQVKIYDVLKPNTFSQSYLATVLRVDGKKTTGNILVNQPIDSTSNSFQVDDELFIRSKILDIKSPLNPHQFDFRKYMGHFGVYHSVRLTDENSFSSPDPSRTLIGHAQQLRSNIIKKLSQEQFGREQLSIIQALLLGERDTISQETYTNYVDAGAVHILAVSGLHIGILLLLIQFLLRPLNLLPHGRILVLTISVVLLWGFAFLAGLSPSIIRACTMFSFVAYAMYLNRPSNSFNILALSMFFILLAINPNLLFQVGFQMSYAAVFAIVWIYPLLQQWWFPKNKIVRYLWQLLSVSVAAQLGVLPISLFYFHQFPGLFFISNLLIVPFLGLILGMGILIILLSLLEIAPRPLIWFYNEVIGLMNKMVGWIAEQEAFVLKSISFDNVQLFLGYLIIGTLIYSLTNVAYKRVMYFLGFVLIFQLYVIFQNYTSGDKEEAIILHQVKNSVLFHRNGHTLNVMTSDSATAIRLFENYRVQERIDQVNYAPLKNSYTIEGRSLLIIDSTGVYTQAEPNSMYVITQSPKINLERFIQQSLPKEIIADGSNYPSYVERWKQTCLKHKIPFHYTGEMGFYVFK; translated from the coding sequence ATGAAATTGCTAGCTTATGCCCCTATTAAGCTTTCGCTATTACTAATTCTAGGCATTTTATTAGGTTATCTTTTTCCGGTACCCCTAGGGTATTCCTTCTGCTTCTTACTTATAAGCATGTTCGTTCTTGGGTATATCTTTGTTCAGAAAAAGAATTTGGGTTTAGGGTTTGAATTAGCTGCCGCCATAACGGTCATTTTTCTAGGGATATTCTCATTCACAGAATCACAACCCATTAACCACGATAGCCATTTTAGTAAAATTACAGAAACCTCTCCCCCTTTACTGCAGGTAAAAATATATGATGTTCTTAAACCCAATACATTTTCACAATCGTATTTGGCCACTGTTTTAAGGGTTGACGGTAAAAAAACCACGGGAAATATTCTCGTAAATCAACCTATAGATAGCACTTCCAACTCTTTTCAAGTTGACGATGAACTGTTCATACGATCAAAAATATTGGATATAAAATCACCTTTAAACCCACATCAATTTGACTTTAGGAAATATATGGGTCATTTTGGGGTGTACCATTCCGTTAGGCTAACCGATGAAAATTCGTTCAGCTCCCCAGACCCCTCCAGGACTTTAATTGGTCATGCACAACAACTACGCTCCAATATCATTAAAAAGTTGTCCCAAGAGCAATTTGGAAGGGAACAGTTATCCATCATTCAGGCTTTACTTTTGGGAGAACGGGATACCATTTCCCAAGAAACTTATACCAACTATGTAGATGCAGGAGCGGTACATATCTTGGCCGTTTCTGGACTCCATATAGGAATTTTGCTGCTTTTGATACAGTTTCTGCTAAGACCTTTAAACCTTCTTCCCCATGGCCGAATCTTGGTATTGACAATAAGTGTGGTCCTTCTTTGGGGTTTTGCATTTTTGGCAGGCCTCTCACCTTCAATAATCCGGGCTTGCACTATGTTTAGTTTTGTAGCCTACGCGATGTACCTGAACAGGCCTTCAAATAGCTTTAATATCCTGGCATTGTCCATGTTCTTTATATTATTGGCCATCAACCCAAATCTATTGTTTCAGGTAGGCTTTCAAATGAGCTATGCAGCCGTTTTTGCCATTGTTTGGATATATCCCCTTTTACAGCAATGGTGGTTTCCTAAAAACAAAATAGTTCGGTATTTATGGCAATTGTTATCTGTAAGTGTTGCGGCTCAATTGGGTGTTTTACCCATTAGTCTCTTTTATTTCCATCAATTTCCGGGATTATTCTTTATCTCCAATTTGCTCATTGTCCCTTTTTTAGGACTGATATTGGGAATGGGCATATTGATCATTCTTTTATCACTTTTAGAGATAGCACCCCGCCCATTGATTTGGTTTTATAATGAGGTTATTGGGCTCATGAATAAAATGGTAGGCTGGATTGCGGAACAGGAGGCTTTTGTCCTAAAATCCATTTCCTTTGATAACGTACAATTATTTCTTGGATACTTGATTATTGGCACCCTTATTTATAGCCTAACCAATGTTGCTTATAAACGTGTTATGTACTTTTTGGGTTTCGTTCTAATATTTCAACTATATGTGATATTTCAAAATTATACATCGGGAGATAAGGAGGAAGCCATTATTCTACATCAAGTAAAAAACTCGGTGTTGTTCCATAGAAATGGACATACTTTAAACGTAATGACATCAGATTCCGCAACTGCCATACGTCTTTTTGAAAATTATAGGGTGCAAGAAAGAATCGATCAAGTTAATTACGCTCCTCTTAAAAATAGTTATACGATTGAGGGAAGGTCCTTACTGATAATTGATAGCACAGGAGTTTATACCCAAGCGGAGCCCAATTCAATGTATGTAATAACACAATCCCCAAAAATAAACCTGGAAAGGTTTATTCAACAATCCCTACCCAAGGAAATCATTGCTGACGGAAGTAATTACCCAAGCTATGTCGAACGGTGGAAGCAGACTTGTCTAAAACATAAAATCCCATTTCACTATACAGGTGAAATGGGATTTTATGTTTTTAAATAA